The following are encoded together in the Dyella terrae genome:
- the carB gene encoding carbamoyl-phosphate synthase large subunit encodes MAKRTDIKSILIIGAGPIVIGQACEFDYSGAQACKALKEEGYRVILVNSNPATIMTDPETADAVYIEPINWQTVERIIAKERPDAVLPTMGGQTGLNCALDLADNGVLEKYNVELIGASREAIRMAEDRELFRVAMAEIGLDCPKAEVVRTFEQALLTQVKVGYPTIIRPSFTLGGSGGGIAYNREEFEEIVKRGLELSPVGEVLVEESVLGWKEFEMEVVRDKADNCIIVCSIENLDPMGVHTGDSITVAPAQTLTDKEYQRLRDASIAVLRKIGVDTGGSNVQFGINAENGRVVVIEMNPRVSRSSALASKATGFPIAKIAAKLAVGYTLDELKNDITGGLTPASFEPSIDYVVTKIPRFAFEKFPSADARLTTQMKSVGEVMAMGRTFHESLQKALRGLEIGKTGLNPTGLDLTAEEGVNALKRELREPRPDRVFHLADAFRAGLTLEDVYGLSRVDPWFLAAFEDIVLTEKEVQSQGITAIDALRMRELKRMGFSDARLAELLDTNEAAMRHLRRTLGVRPVYKRVDSCAAEFATTTAYMYSTYEEECEANPTNRDKIVVLGGGPNRIGQGIEFDYCCVHAALALREDGFETIMVNCNPETVSTDYDTSDRLYFEPLTLEDVLEIVDLEKPKGVIVQYGGQTPLKLARALEAAGVPVIGTSPDSIDLAEDRERFQQMIEKIGLKQPPNRTARTPEEALASAREIGYPLVVRPSYVLGGRAMEIVYSDADLSRYIRDAVQVSNDSPVLLDRFLDHAVEVDVDIIADAEGNVLVGGIMEHIEEAGVHSGDSSCSLPPYSLTQEVQDEMRRQVTAMAKELKVIGLMNTQFAIQGDTVFILEVNPRASRTVPFVSKATGVPLAKIAARAMAGRTLIDQGATKEVIPGYYSVKEAIFPFLKFQNVDPILGPEMRSTGEVMGVGRSFGAAFARGHDAAGIKTPPKGKVFVSVRDADKDRLLPVAREVLEKGFSLVATEGTAKYLAEHGVTCERINKVVEGRPHIVDLIKNGEIVYIVNTTEGKAAIADSFSIRREALQQRVTYSTTVAGARALVHSLDYHGDGQVHSLQELHKELKA; translated from the coding sequence ATGGCTAAGCGCACTGATATCAAGAGCATCCTCATCATCGGCGCCGGCCCGATCGTCATCGGTCAGGCTTGCGAGTTCGACTACTCCGGCGCACAGGCCTGCAAGGCGCTGAAGGAAGAGGGTTACCGCGTCATCCTGGTGAATTCCAATCCCGCCACGATCATGACCGATCCGGAGACGGCCGATGCCGTCTACATCGAGCCGATCAACTGGCAGACGGTGGAGCGCATCATTGCCAAGGAGCGCCCCGATGCGGTGCTGCCGACGATGGGCGGCCAGACCGGCCTCAACTGCGCGCTCGACCTCGCCGACAACGGCGTGCTTGAGAAGTACAACGTCGAGCTGATTGGCGCCTCGCGTGAAGCCATCCGCATGGCGGAAGATCGTGAGCTGTTCCGCGTCGCCATGGCCGAGATTGGCCTGGATTGCCCGAAGGCCGAAGTGGTTCGCACCTTCGAGCAGGCGCTGCTAACGCAGGTAAAAGTGGGTTATCCCACCATCATCCGCCCGAGCTTCACGCTCGGCGGTTCCGGTGGCGGCATCGCGTACAACCGCGAGGAGTTCGAGGAAATCGTCAAGCGCGGTCTCGAGCTTTCGCCGGTGGGCGAAGTGCTGGTCGAGGAATCCGTGCTCGGCTGGAAGGAGTTCGAGATGGAAGTGGTCCGCGACAAGGCGGACAACTGCATCATCGTGTGCTCCATCGAGAACCTTGACCCGATGGGCGTGCACACCGGCGACTCGATCACCGTTGCGCCGGCACAGACGCTCACCGACAAGGAGTACCAGCGCCTGCGCGATGCTTCCATCGCCGTGCTGCGCAAGATCGGTGTAGACACCGGCGGCTCCAACGTGCAGTTCGGCATCAACGCCGAGAACGGCCGCGTGGTGGTCATCGAGATGAATCCGCGCGTGTCGCGTTCGTCGGCGTTGGCTTCCAAGGCCACCGGTTTCCCGATCGCCAAGATCGCTGCGAAGCTGGCCGTGGGTTACACGCTGGACGAATTGAAGAACGACATCACCGGCGGCCTGACCCCGGCGTCGTTCGAGCCGAGCATCGACTACGTCGTCACCAAGATCCCGCGCTTCGCGTTCGAGAAGTTCCCCTCCGCCGACGCACGTCTCACCACGCAGATGAAGTCGGTGGGCGAAGTCATGGCCATGGGCCGTACCTTCCACGAATCGCTGCAGAAGGCGCTGCGTGGTCTGGAAATCGGCAAGACCGGTCTCAACCCGACGGGTCTGGACCTGACGGCTGAAGAAGGCGTCAACGCGCTCAAGCGTGAGCTGCGCGAGCCGCGTCCCGATCGCGTGTTCCATCTTGCGGACGCATTCCGCGCCGGCCTGACACTGGAAGACGTGTACGGCCTCAGCCGTGTCGACCCCTGGTTCCTTGCGGCGTTCGAGGACATCGTGCTCACCGAGAAGGAAGTGCAGTCGCAGGGCATCACCGCCATCGACGCACTGCGCATGCGCGAGCTCAAGCGCATGGGCTTCTCCGACGCGCGCCTAGCCGAATTGCTGGACACCAACGAAGCAGCAATGCGGCATCTGCGCCGCACGCTGGGTGTGCGCCCGGTGTACAAGCGCGTGGACTCGTGCGCGGCTGAGTTCGCCACCACAACGGCTTACATGTATTCGACCTATGAGGAAGAGTGCGAAGCCAATCCGACCAATCGCGACAAGATCGTCGTGCTTGGCGGCGGCCCGAACCGTATCGGCCAGGGCATCGAGTTCGACTACTGCTGCGTGCACGCAGCACTCGCACTGCGCGAGGATGGTTTTGAAACCATCATGGTCAACTGCAACCCGGAAACCGTGTCGACGGACTACGACACCTCTGACCGTCTCTACTTCGAGCCGCTTACGCTCGAAGATGTGCTGGAAATCGTTGATCTCGAAAAGCCCAAGGGCGTGATCGTGCAGTACGGCGGTCAGACACCGCTCAAGCTGGCGCGTGCGCTTGAAGCGGCAGGCGTGCCCGTGATCGGCACGTCGCCAGACAGCATCGACCTTGCGGAAGATCGCGAACGCTTCCAGCAGATGATCGAGAAGATCGGCCTGAAGCAGCCGCCGAACCGCACCGCACGCACGCCTGAAGAGGCACTGGCCTCGGCCCGCGAGATTGGCTACCCGCTGGTGGTTCGCCCGAGCTACGTGCTGGGCGGCCGCGCGATGGAAATCGTCTATAGCGACGCCGATCTTTCGCGTTACATCCGCGACGCTGTGCAGGTGTCCAACGATTCGCCGGTGTTGCTTGATCGCTTCCTCGACCACGCGGTCGAAGTGGATGTGGACATCATCGCGGACGCCGAAGGCAATGTGCTGGTCGGCGGCATCATGGAGCACATCGAAGAAGCGGGCGTGCACTCGGGTGACTCGTCCTGCTCGCTACCGCCGTACTCGCTGACCCAGGAAGTGCAGGACGAAATGCGCCGCCAGGTCACCGCGATGGCGAAGGAACTGAAGGTCATCGGCCTGATGAACACCCAGTTCGCCATCCAGGGCGACACGGTATTTATCCTCGAAGTGAATCCGCGCGCATCGCGCACGGTGCCGTTCGTGTCTAAGGCCACCGGTGTGCCGCTCGCCAAGATTGCCGCGCGTGCCATGGCTGGTCGTACACTGATCGACCAGGGTGCCACCAAGGAAGTGATCCCGGGCTACTACTCAGTGAAGGAAGCGATCTTCCCGTTCCTGAAGTTCCAGAACGTGGATCCGATTCTTGGCCCCGAAATGCGTTCCACCGGCGAAGTGATGGGCGTCGGTCGCAGCTTCGGTGCTGCCTTTGCCCGCGGTCATGACGCTGCCGGCATCAAGACGCCGCCGAAGGGCAAGGTGTTCGTGTCGGTGCGTGACGCCGACAAGGATCGCCTGCTACCAGTGGCCCGCGAAGTGCTCGAAAAGGGCTTCAGTCTGGTTGCCACTGAAGGCACGGCCAAGTACCTGGCCGAGCACGGCGTCACCTGCGAGCGCATCAACAAGGTGGTCGAGGGTCGTCCGCACATCGTCGACCTGATCAAGAACGGCGAGATCGTCTACATCGTCAACACGACCGAGGGCAAAGCGGCCATTGCCGACTCGTTCTCGATCCGGCGCGAAGCCCTGCAGCAGCGCGTCACGTACTCCACCACGGTGGCAGGTGCCCGCGCGCTGGTGCATTCGCTGGACTACCACGGCGATGGCCAGGTGCACAGCCTGCAGGAACTGCACAAGGAACTGAAAGCATGA
- the carA gene encoding glutamine-hydrolyzing carbamoyl-phosphate synthase small subunit, protein MPIPALLALEDGSVFHGYAVGATGETVGEVVFNTAMTGYQEILTDPSYAKQIVTLTYPHIGNTGVNVEDEESDTVHAAGLIVRDVPRRHSNWRSTESLPDYLKRHGIVAIAGIDTRRLTRILRDKGALNGCIVAAEQIDVEAALAKARAFPGLNGMDLAKEVSVGESYPWNEGVYDLDRTAFNQPSKRFKVVAYDFGVKYNILRLLAEQGCDITVVPAQTSAADVLAMKPDGVFLSNGPGDPAACDYAVAATREFLDAKIPLFGICLGHQIMGLAVGAKTLKMKFGHHGANHPVKDLDDGRVLITSQNHGFAVDPATLPANVRVTHSSLFDGSLQGFALTDRPAFCFQGHPEASPGPHDIGYLFDRFAALMQEARTHG, encoded by the coding sequence ATGCCTATTCCTGCTCTGCTTGCCCTCGAAGACGGCAGCGTGTTCCACGGCTACGCCGTTGGCGCGACTGGCGAAACTGTCGGCGAGGTGGTTTTCAACACCGCCATGACTGGCTACCAGGAGATCCTCACCGATCCCTCCTACGCCAAACAGATCGTTACCCTGACTTATCCGCACATCGGCAACACCGGCGTGAACGTGGAGGACGAAGAGTCTGACACGGTCCATGCTGCTGGCCTGATCGTGCGCGACGTGCCCCGCCGACATAGCAACTGGCGCAGCACGGAAAGCCTGCCCGATTACCTCAAGCGCCACGGCATCGTTGCCATCGCCGGCATCGATACGCGTCGTCTGACCCGCATCCTGCGCGATAAGGGCGCTTTGAACGGCTGCATCGTTGCGGCTGAGCAGATCGATGTGGAGGCCGCCCTGGCGAAGGCGCGCGCCTTCCCGGGCCTCAACGGTATGGACCTGGCCAAGGAAGTGAGCGTCGGTGAGTCGTACCCGTGGAATGAGGGTGTCTACGATCTCGACCGTACCGCCTTCAATCAGCCGTCCAAGCGATTCAAGGTCGTGGCCTACGATTTCGGCGTGAAGTACAACATTCTGCGTCTACTGGCAGAGCAGGGCTGCGACATCACTGTCGTGCCCGCGCAGACGTCGGCCGCCGACGTGCTGGCGATGAAGCCCGATGGCGTGTTCCTCTCCAACGGTCCCGGCGATCCGGCTGCCTGCGACTACGCAGTGGCCGCCACGCGCGAGTTCCTCGACGCGAAGATTCCGCTGTTCGGTATCTGCCTGGGCCACCAGATCATGGGTCTGGCCGTGGGTGCCAAGACGCTGAAGATGAAGTTTGGCCATCACGGTGCCAACCACCCGGTGAAAGATCTGGATGACGGTCGTGTGCTGATCACTTCGCAGAACCACGGTTTTGCGGTCGACCCGGCCACGCTGCCGGCGAATGTGCGCGTCACCCACTCTTCGCTATTTGATGGTTCGTTGCAGGGCTTTGCGCTCACCGACCGTCCGGCGTTCTGCTTCCAGGGCCATCCGGAAGCCAGCCCCGGTCCGCACGACATCGGCTACCTGTTTGATCGTTTTGCCGCCCTGATGCAGGAGGCCCGCACGCATGGCTAA
- the greA gene encoding transcription elongation factor GreA has protein sequence MSRAPITKAGSERLRGELEKLKSTDRPHIIAAIAEARAHGDLKENAEYHAAREQQSFIEGRIGALEALLSTAEVIDVSRLAAGSRVVFGATVDLEDEDSGEAVTYQIVGDLEADIKLRLIAVSSPIARALIGKSEGDSFEFNAPNGVKRYEITGVRYDA, from the coding sequence ATGAGTCGTGCGCCCATTACCAAGGCAGGCTCGGAGCGTCTTCGCGGTGAGCTGGAGAAGCTGAAGTCCACGGATCGGCCGCATATCATCGCGGCCATCGCCGAGGCTCGCGCGCATGGCGATCTCAAGGAGAACGCGGAGTACCACGCGGCACGCGAGCAACAGAGTTTCATCGAAGGACGCATCGGTGCGCTCGAGGCGTTGCTGTCCACGGCGGAAGTTATCGACGTTAGTCGTCTGGCCGCCGGTTCCCGCGTGGTGTTCGGCGCCACAGTGGATCTGGAAGACGAGGACAGCGGCGAAGCCGTGACCTACCAGATCGTTGGTGACTTGGAAGCGGACATCAAGCTGCGCCTTATCGCGGTGTCTTCGCCGATCGCGCGCGCGCTGATCGGCAAGAGCGAGGGTGACAGCTTCGAGTTCAACGCACCCAATGGCGTGAAGCGTTACGAAATCACGGGTGTGCGTTACGACGCCTGA
- a CDS encoding tetratricopeptide repeat protein gives MPIVFLLSIALQIACAVHVVRSGRPLYWIWLILIGSYLAVAVYLLVAVIPDLRHDPRGRKAASKALQAIDPQRRKRELQNQLELSNTVDNRRRLADESLKLGDYENARELYQGLLTGMYASEPGFMLGLAHAQAGLGDFAATRSTLDALIKGNPGYKSSEGHLLYARSLEELGEFEAALDEYRVLADSYPGEEGRYRYATLLARRQRDAEARAVLESLLNRAKLMPAYYRRKEQSWLKAARSELARLGQS, from the coding sequence ATGCCTATCGTTTTCTTACTCTCTATTGCCCTGCAGATCGCTTGCGCCGTCCATGTCGTGCGCAGCGGCCGCCCGCTGTACTGGATCTGGCTGATCCTGATCGGCTCCTATCTCGCGGTGGCGGTGTATCTGCTCGTGGCCGTCATTCCGGACCTCCGCCACGACCCTCGCGGGCGCAAGGCGGCCAGCAAGGCACTGCAGGCCATCGATCCCCAGCGACGCAAGCGCGAACTGCAGAACCAGCTTGAACTGAGCAACACGGTGGACAATCGCCGCCGGCTTGCCGATGAAAGCCTCAAGCTCGGCGACTATGAAAACGCGCGCGAGCTGTATCAGGGTCTGCTCACGGGTATGTATGCAAGCGAGCCAGGCTTCATGCTCGGTTTGGCACACGCTCAGGCGGGCCTCGGTGATTTTGCCGCCACACGATCCACGCTGGACGCACTGATCAAGGGTAACCCGGGCTACAAGTCGAGCGAGGGGCACCTGCTCTACGCACGCAGTCTGGAAGAGCTCGGGGAGTTCGAGGCAGCTCTGGATGAGTACCGCGTGCTGGCCGACAGCTACCCCGGCGAGGAGGGCCGCTATCGCTACGCCACCTTGCTTGCCCGCCGGCAACGCGACGCGGAGGCGCGCGCCGTACTGGAATCCCTGCTCAACCGCGCCAAGCTGATGCCTGCCTACTATCGCCGCAAAGAACAGTCGTGGCTGAAGGCGGCACGGTCAGAACTGGCGCGACTGGGCCAATCCTGA
- the ykgO gene encoding type B 50S ribosomal protein L36 — translation MKVLSSLKSAKARHRDCKVVRRRGKVFVICKSNPRFKARQR, via the coding sequence GTGAAGGTGCTTTCCTCTTTGAAGTCCGCCAAGGCGCGGCACCGTGACTGCAAGGTTGTGCGTCGTCGCGGCAAAGTGTTCGTGATCTGCAAGAGCAACCCGCGTTTCAAGGCTCGTCAGCGCTAA